A portion of the Rubritalea squalenifaciens DSM 18772 genome contains these proteins:
- a CDS encoding Fic family protein, producing MGEMEHIWQHSNFPHFEFNESAFEIHDSSFQRLVLELSNFVKGSDSFQNEIWCEEVLNNSKIEGIDLDRASVLSSISTKIPSYVERKEEQAVQLLKFGLEHYKENLSHDMLYEMHRILLQGSPYPEKSIGAYTGDMQIISNPKWGEERIMDRGTPASVVHAHMNDFIDSYNRESHLPATKAIKDHYHFEIIHPFIDGNGRIGRTLMVMSLCKSFGQKIPFAISRAISQDTEHYYGMFEQRDSLNIEDVLRRGHKILELSIHESFHVAELTYIKSHALGNDLNPRQSKALQTVIKYELGKGFHGGLSNSNYTKITSCIDKTANRDLSNLVKRGLLFRTGQLKGTRYHLATPSKLLDWIQDKPIDVQFAAKDIIAAYRQMKYSQQEWGEAIAQLVEKIS from the coding sequence ACAGCAGCTTCCAAAGACTAGTTCTCGAACTATCTAATTTCGTTAAAGGCTCCGATTCCTTTCAAAACGAAATCTGGTGTGAAGAGGTTCTCAACAATTCCAAAATTGAGGGTATCGATCTCGACAGAGCAAGTGTCCTTTCCTCCATATCTACTAAAATTCCATCCTATGTAGAAAGGAAAGAGGAACAGGCTGTACAATTGCTAAAGTTTGGCCTCGAGCACTATAAGGAAAATCTCAGTCACGATATGCTATATGAGATGCATCGCATCTTATTACAGGGATCGCCGTATCCAGAAAAATCTATCGGTGCCTACACGGGAGATATGCAGATTATCTCAAATCCTAAATGGGGAGAAGAACGCATCATGGATAGAGGAACCCCGGCCTCTGTTGTTCATGCTCACATGAATGATTTCATTGATAGTTATAACAGAGAAAGCCATCTACCTGCTACAAAAGCGATTAAAGATCATTATCACTTTGAAATCATTCATCCATTTATCGATGGAAACGGCAGAATTGGCCGCACATTGATGGTGATGAGCTTATGCAAGAGTTTTGGCCAAAAAATACCTTTTGCCATTTCCAGGGCAATCAGCCAAGACACCGAACACTATTATGGGATGTTTGAGCAACGTGACAGCTTGAACATTGAAGACGTATTAAGGCGAGGCCACAAAATCCTAGAGCTTTCCATCCACGAATCCTTCCACGTCGCGGAGCTCACCTACATCAAATCACACGCCCTCGGGAATGACCTTAACCCAAGACAATCCAAAGCCTTACAAACAGTCATCAAATATGAGTTAGGCAAAGGGTTTCATGGAGGTTTGAGCAACTCTAACTACACCAAGATCACTAGTTGCATCGATAAGACCGCCAATCGCGATCTCAGCAATCTAGTAAAAAGAGGACTGCTTTTCAGAACAGGGCAACTTAAAGGAACACGCTATCACCTTGCAACTCCTAGCAAGCTTCTCGATTGGATCCAGGACAAGCCTATCGATGTACAATTTGCTGCGAAGGACATCATTGCAGCTTATCGTCAGATGAAATACTCCCAGCAAGAATGGGGGGAAGCCATCGCTCAACTTGTCGAGAAAATCTCTTAA
- a CDS encoding AAA family ATPase has product MTSAEKLKHLHQRLTTTVLGSHQPATLLLVALLAKGHALIEGAPGIGKTSLAQTLAESIGGVFKRIQFTPDLLPSDILGYHLYRQHNGDFDFVQGPIFANMLLADEINRTSPRVQSALLEAMNEGQVTIDGATRKLEEPFLVIATQNDTTSTGTFPLPEPQLDRFLLSIPMELPERSIQESILLQHASQNGMKPHHDAILSTDEILAFQEMTSQIHVSEQLAAYIVALCEQVRRLAGGDHTVSVRGSLCLLRASQARALLDGQGHVLPDHVQDVFTHVMRHRVTCEDGGDVENVLQTALEQTAMA; this is encoded by the coding sequence ATGACTTCTGCAGAAAAGCTCAAGCACCTCCACCAGCGCCTGACCACGACGGTTCTGGGCAGCCACCAGCCAGCGACGCTCCTCTTGGTAGCCTTGCTCGCGAAAGGCCACGCCCTGATTGAAGGTGCTCCTGGAATTGGCAAAACCTCGCTGGCTCAGACACTGGCAGAGAGCATCGGCGGCGTCTTCAAGCGTATCCAGTTCACCCCGGATCTCCTGCCCTCAGACATCCTCGGCTACCACCTCTACCGCCAGCACAATGGCGACTTCGACTTTGTCCAGGGCCCGATTTTCGCCAATATGCTGCTTGCGGATGAGATCAACCGTACTTCACCTCGTGTTCAGTCCGCGCTGCTTGAAGCCATGAACGAGGGACAGGTCACCATCGATGGTGCTACCCGCAAGCTCGAGGAACCTTTCCTCGTGATCGCCACCCAGAACGACACGACATCGACCGGCACCTTCCCGCTGCCCGAGCCTCAGCTTGACCGCTTTCTGCTCTCCATCCCGATGGAGCTCCCCGAGCGCTCCATCCAGGAATCCATCTTGCTCCAACACGCATCTCAGAACGGGATGAAGCCTCATCACGATGCCATCCTGAGCACCGATGAAATCCTCGCTTTCCAGGAAATGACCTCCCAGATCCATGTTAGCGAGCAGCTGGCAGCCTACATCGTGGCACTCTGCGAGCAGGTCCGCCGCCTTGCCGGAGGTGATCACACCGTCTCTGTTCGCGGTTCACTCTGCCTCCTGCGCGCCTCACAGGCCCGCGCACTGCTAGACGGGCAAGGCCACGTACTGCCCGACCACGTACAGGATGTTTTCACCCACGTCATGCGCCACCGCGTCACCTGCGAGGACGGAGGCGATGTGGAGAATGTTCTCCAGACAGCTCTGGAACAAACTGCCATGGCCTAA
- a CDS encoding DUF58 domain-containing protein has translation MRLIPSNFTFRGSALLGLELGLILVGILLKDGALITLGVCLFIILLGAIIFGRRNIAKLKVELDLPHRVHAHKSFSARARIINQRAFLDTYNVDISIHLPQGKVQQAKAKWIPSKCGAEYNFRPSIPMRASVLEMHYELVSRFPFGLFTMRKRGTVSAPLLVYPRLIIPRELLSEGTLSDLNPNQGSTQGDALGEPRGIRPWQPGDPAKKIHWPASARSLNRGHGLRVRENDPPGFQPEFCHVIYHSFGRGEVLREDRFERALSLLAGTLSLLMRHNVAAKLQADFLGWSSLPCQNTAQYQECLAIMAETKRAQGTESHELQSALKLVERNHSCIIISDMTTDAWLPSVKLPHGTMVIDIRQIHFQRPKTNSPALSIKHA, from the coding sequence ATGCGACTGATACCCAGTAACTTCACCTTTCGCGGCTCAGCCCTGCTGGGGCTTGAGCTGGGGTTGATACTGGTTGGCATCTTACTCAAGGACGGGGCGCTCATTACGCTCGGAGTCTGCCTGTTCATCATTCTGCTAGGCGCGATCATCTTCGGAAGAAGAAACATCGCCAAGCTCAAGGTGGAACTCGATCTCCCCCACCGGGTGCACGCCCACAAAAGCTTTTCCGCCCGCGCACGCATCATCAACCAGCGCGCCTTTCTGGATACCTACAATGTAGACATCAGCATCCATCTCCCACAGGGCAAAGTCCAGCAGGCCAAGGCGAAATGGATCCCCTCCAAATGCGGCGCGGAGTACAATTTCCGCCCCTCCATCCCGATGCGAGCTTCCGTGCTGGAAATGCACTACGAGCTCGTCTCCCGCTTCCCCTTCGGTCTCTTCACGATGCGAAAACGGGGCACCGTCTCAGCCCCTTTACTAGTCTATCCGCGCCTCATCATCCCCCGCGAACTCTTGTCTGAAGGAACGCTAAGCGACCTCAACCCAAACCAAGGCAGCACCCAGGGTGATGCACTAGGAGAACCTCGTGGTATCCGCCCGTGGCAGCCGGGGGATCCAGCAAAGAAGATCCACTGGCCGGCTTCCGCACGCTCACTCAACCGCGGCCATGGCCTTCGTGTCCGTGAGAATGACCCACCCGGCTTCCAGCCTGAATTCTGCCATGTCATCTATCATTCCTTCGGCCGCGGTGAAGTACTGCGTGAAGACCGTTTCGAGCGGGCTCTCTCCTTGCTGGCAGGCACCCTCTCACTACTGATGCGCCATAATGTGGCGGCCAAACTCCAGGCGGATTTCCTGGGCTGGTCATCTCTACCCTGCCAAAACACCGCCCAGTACCAGGAGTGCCTGGCCATCATGGCTGAAACCAAGCGTGCCCAAGGCACAGAGAGCCACGAACTCCAGAGTGCGCTCAAGCTCGTGGAGCGCAACCATTCCTGTATCATTATCTCTGATATGACCACTGATGCCTGGCTTCCCTCGGTCAAACTTCCTCACGGCACCATGGTCATCGACATCAGGCAGATCCACTTTCAACGCCCCAAAACCAACAGCCCGGCTCTCTCCATAAAGCATGCGTAA
- a CDS encoding transglutaminase-like domain-containing protein, which yields MRNLIFIPAIAMSYVFLSGWPEHMSSWMRSGIAAAIIGIALLLWRSTGDQKKGFFSSLRKPNLLDYLFAGITVLLLEFFFMTMFTYGPELGRDLSYRVEDWLREVKYGEVANEKEKQAPEHLRHGNDGNWLWNSHYQRQIPKRANHRPLNRPEVFITASSADQAQLMNRQQIYVRAFMLNHFDGDSWYLANPIKRVLDPSKDGFIRLKSRPPIQGFPVYYHTITHSYHDNGQNVLLGIHGARQVKQPYITRIAPDIYLLPPKKADQDGYDYEVASQPILLDQIISRGGRIIPGTPDEGLDAVYFDTLPDELLRAKMVAWLDDFAISEDNLAATLITIREALRERCEYSLKVENPENLSPLDNFLFGERKGYCEHFASATASLCRELGIPSRIAFGWAGGKYYEDSNQFMFVSADAHAWTEIYLKDYGWVVFDTTAPDQNRRQIAGSGETPPPLTEPPLEETPEQQYTEYNQSPWFMLACIMGLGTFALSLLVFLKFRSIPPRTRSGGTGITYVEPDYMRLFRMACARSGCPYPDHRTLRQQMIALEKRGILPIFSNVLLDYHNRVVYGDAERDSKAEKSLVRHIKLWQHQIKKAA from the coding sequence ATGCGTAACCTGATCTTCATTCCAGCCATTGCCATGAGCTACGTCTTCCTTTCGGGGTGGCCGGAGCACATGAGTAGCTGGATGCGCTCCGGCATCGCCGCCGCGATCATTGGCATCGCTCTGCTACTCTGGCGCAGCACTGGCGACCAGAAGAAAGGATTTTTCTCCAGCCTGCGGAAACCTAATCTGTTAGATTACCTTTTTGCAGGCATCACCGTACTCCTGCTAGAGTTCTTTTTCATGACCATGTTCACCTATGGACCTGAACTTGGGCGTGACCTTTCCTACCGGGTGGAGGACTGGCTCAGGGAGGTCAAGTACGGCGAGGTCGCTAATGAAAAAGAAAAGCAGGCACCAGAGCATCTGAGACACGGCAATGATGGCAATTGGCTATGGAACAGCCACTACCAAAGGCAGATACCTAAACGCGCCAACCACAGGCCCCTTAACCGGCCCGAAGTCTTCATCACAGCCAGCTCAGCAGATCAAGCGCAGCTCATGAATCGGCAGCAGATCTACGTGCGCGCCTTCATGCTGAACCACTTTGATGGTGATAGCTGGTATCTGGCCAACCCCATCAAACGGGTACTAGACCCCAGCAAAGACGGCTTCATCCGCCTGAAGTCCAGACCGCCGATCCAAGGCTTCCCTGTCTACTACCATACCATCACCCACAGCTATCATGACAACGGTCAGAACGTCCTGTTAGGCATTCATGGTGCTCGTCAGGTGAAGCAGCCCTACATCACAAGAATCGCCCCGGATATTTACCTGCTTCCACCAAAGAAAGCCGACCAAGATGGCTATGATTATGAAGTAGCTTCACAACCTATCCTGCTGGATCAGATCATCTCTCGCGGCGGACGCATCATCCCAGGCACCCCAGATGAAGGCCTAGACGCGGTCTACTTCGACACCCTTCCAGATGAACTGCTGAGGGCCAAGATGGTAGCTTGGCTGGACGATTTCGCGATCAGCGAAGACAATCTAGCGGCCACCCTGATTACCATACGAGAGGCTCTAAGAGAACGCTGTGAGTACTCGCTCAAAGTCGAAAACCCCGAGAACCTTAGCCCGCTGGATAACTTCCTCTTTGGTGAACGGAAGGGATACTGCGAGCACTTCGCTTCTGCCACCGCCAGCTTGTGCCGCGAGCTGGGCATTCCCAGCCGGATCGCCTTTGGCTGGGCCGGGGGTAAATACTACGAGGATTCAAACCAGTTCATGTTTGTCTCCGCCGATGCGCACGCCTGGACGGAGATTTACCTTAAGGACTATGGCTGGGTAGTCTTTGACACCACTGCCCCTGATCAGAACCGCAGACAGATCGCCGGCAGTGGCGAAACGCCCCCACCCCTGACCGAGCCACCTCTAGAGGAAACTCCAGAGCAGCAATATACAGAGTACAACCAATCTCCCTGGTTCATGCTTGCCTGCATCATGGGTCTGGGCACCTTTGCCCTATCCTTGCTCGTCTTTCTCAAGTTCCGCTCGATTCCTCCACGCACACGCAGTGGCGGCACTGGTATTACCTACGTGGAGCCTGATTACATGCGCCTCTTCCGCATGGCCTGCGCTCGCTCTGGCTGCCCTTACCCTGACCACAGAACTCTCCGCCAGCAAATGATCGCTCTTGAGAAACGCGGCATACTCCCTATCTTCTCCAATGTTTTGTTAGACTATCATAACCGCGTCGTCTATGGAGACGCCGAGCGCGACAGTAAGGCTGAGAAGTCTCTCGTACGCCACATCAAGCTGTGGCAGCACCAGATCAAGAAGGCGGCCTAG
- a CDS encoding zinc ribbon domain-containing protein YjdM gives MSEITCPMCTMDEVLEHEFKYECVTCGHEWEKEEKEREVKDAYGNVLQTGDIVQMIKDLKLKGSSDVLKSGTKSKPIRIVDGDHEIDCKMNGISIALKAQYVKKVN, from the coding sequence ATGTCTGAGATTACCTGCCCAATGTGCACCATGGATGAAGTGCTTGAGCACGAGTTCAAATATGAATGCGTGACCTGTGGCCACGAATGGGAGAAAGAGGAAAAAGAGCGTGAAGTCAAAGACGCCTACGGGAATGTCCTCCAGACAGGTGACATCGTTCAAATGATCAAAGACCTCAAGCTCAAGGGCTCCTCCGATGTGCTAAAGAGCGGCACCAAGTCCAAGCCAATCCGCATTGTCGATGGCGACCATGAGATCGACTGCAAGATGAACGGCATCTCCATCGCCCTCAAAGCCCAGTATGTGAAGAAGGTAAACTAA
- a CDS encoding sulfatase family protein, whose amino-acid sequence MKLSSLLFLSLLVMPLQARPATEKPNVIMIFLDDCGYGDFSHTGNPSIHTPNISRMVREGMNCPQFYCASPACTASRYALLTGRNPGRSGLGAWVLGPTAAKYIHPNEVTIPEGLKNQGYATGFFGKWHLGTPNSNNSMTASAFPLAHGFDTWEGTNVSNDYETGSDLIKSNPSGNTPIAGYEMIAEDILNKTDIHDNLTKRYRDRTVEFIQANKDQPFFVYLAPNMPHLPVHASDEFKDTSLRGLYGDCIEEIDAMVGTILSTLENEGIAQNTLVIFTSDNGPWIRFQNTASNSRYGEARILIGSALPFRDGKGSTWEGGVRVPGVFYWPGTIPAATVVREPVSTMDILPTVFKLAGEAVPTDRTLDGRDIRPLLNSSLFQGTVPDFEFIYTGASNNQVYGARKGAWKLHTKLYSQTGNNYGFSASFSDPLLFNVEQDPHERFDRSDDETTTVNELKQMITDFNNSVSTEGTFWNP is encoded by the coding sequence ATGAAACTCTCTAGCCTATTATTCCTTTCTCTCTTGGTAATGCCTTTGCAGGCGCGCCCTGCCACCGAGAAACCCAATGTCATCATGATCTTTCTGGATGACTGTGGTTATGGTGATTTCTCTCATACCGGGAACCCAAGCATTCATACTCCTAACATTTCACGAATGGTACGTGAGGGGATGAACTGCCCGCAGTTCTACTGCGCCTCGCCGGCTTGTACGGCATCACGCTATGCCTTGCTGACAGGGAGGAATCCGGGAAGATCTGGGCTCGGGGCTTGGGTGCTTGGCCCTACAGCCGCAAAATATATTCACCCGAATGAGGTCACGATCCCTGAGGGACTGAAAAATCAAGGCTATGCAACGGGTTTCTTTGGCAAATGGCATTTAGGAACTCCTAACAGCAATAACAGTATGACGGCGAGTGCCTTTCCTTTGGCGCACGGCTTCGATACGTGGGAGGGAACCAATGTCTCGAACGACTATGAGACGGGCAGTGACCTCATCAAGTCCAACCCCTCTGGAAATACCCCGATAGCGGGTTATGAGATGATCGCGGAGGATATCCTGAATAAAACCGATATCCACGATAATCTGACCAAGCGCTACCGTGATCGCACGGTGGAGTTTATCCAGGCCAACAAGGACCAGCCCTTCTTTGTGTATCTCGCGCCGAACATGCCCCATCTTCCCGTGCATGCCTCGGATGAGTTCAAGGATACCTCGCTGCGGGGCCTCTACGGGGATTGTATCGAGGAGATTGATGCCATGGTGGGGACGATTTTGTCGACACTGGAGAATGAGGGGATCGCGCAAAATACCTTGGTGATCTTCACCTCGGACAACGGGCCGTGGATCCGTTTTCAAAATACCGCAAGTAACAGCAGATATGGTGAAGCGCGTATTCTCATAGGCTCGGCTTTACCCTTTAGGGATGGCAAGGGGTCTACCTGGGAAGGTGGAGTCCGTGTTCCCGGAGTGTTCTACTGGCCGGGGACGATCCCTGCAGCCACCGTGGTCAGAGAGCCGGTGTCTACCATGGATATCCTGCCCACTGTCTTCAAACTGGCAGGTGAAGCGGTGCCGACTGACCGGACTTTGGACGGGAGGGACATTCGTCCCTTGCTGAATAGCTCACTCTTCCAGGGTACGGTGCCGGACTTTGAGTTCATCTACACTGGTGCCAGCAATAACCAGGTTTATGGTGCCCGCAAAGGCGCTTGGAAGCTCCATACCAAGCTCTATTCCCAGACGGGAAACAATTATGGATTCAGCGCCTCATTCTCTGATCCTTTGCTTTTTAATGTGGAGCAGGATCCCCATGAACGATTCGACCGCAGTGATGATGAAACCACTACGGTCAATGAGCTAAAGCAGATGATCACGGATTTTAACAATTCGGTCAGTACCGAAGGTACCTTCTGGAACCCGTGA
- a CDS encoding sulfatase-like hydrolase/transferase gives MPRHRHYLLLSGLLITSQPASAQAPEAYWRFDGGDVSARLAESYGRSTLNAVEVDGSSAWNTRAGFGEVLANGFGFPYLSVPAQSAIDPGSGDFSLSVWVYRTSDDASASGIVDALDGAGTGYQLFYQGDDTLRMRLDDDQGHSVNVTTTSGQLALNAWKHLAVTVDRSANVVKFYVDGSEVTTDNGSDITSLTGSISPDQSLFISILNDTSPADGRLDDLAFFKRVLSPQEITDINANGGVPIGDLYSLAEAPSISPAKSFVKSGEQIILTSNGAGDIRYTLDGSEPDASSSLYTAPFTISESTTVKAVVIENGQLSTVTSQSYALVENSKPNILLIVADDLGFNDLGCYGAVSLVTPRLDALAYQGQRYTQFTTTGPGELASQYALLTGRLPRRGAMPAEAAPNTNALDSREWTIAEALRKGGYQTSFVGVWNLGNQPGSHPNDQGFVNFYGLPWGIAQASFPPLMENGQTLHASPDPEGVLDLLTTRAESWLTGQGSDPFFMVFQPPSLPASGTSLLGDYGNRLEALDAAVGKLLDKLESEGHADDTLVIFLSDGGADKNTGTYPTGSNGQQRDGKGTTWEGGVRVPMIVRWPDVVPQGSNYSTVWLPDLYVSLIELTETYFPPEHVFDGTEQVGSLLGVRAQPDLNHQLYLYRHDGSDYQLQAVRKGQWKYHQTVTVNDPDNDFSGSAPLLYDLLVDPIEHVNRSSSHSSELAALQALASDHLASLPASGTNDLPDARPEVLGPIEVLSTPGQAGEVQYQFTRPADSLNDHYVLQVSEDLISWVDVSSGPYTVAAAGADNTEHVTVSVSMADLANGKSKYFIRLKASRP, from the coding sequence ATGCCGCGGCACCGTCACTACCTTCTCTTATCTGGCTTGCTGATCACTTCGCAACCAGCCTCAGCCCAAGCTCCAGAAGCCTACTGGCGCTTTGACGGGGGAGATGTGTCCGCCAGACTGGCTGAGAGTTATGGTCGTAGTACTCTCAATGCGGTGGAGGTGGATGGGTCCTCTGCGTGGAACACGCGTGCAGGCTTTGGTGAGGTGCTGGCGAATGGATTCGGGTTTCCCTATTTGAGCGTTCCTGCTCAGTCGGCCATTGATCCGGGCAGTGGAGACTTTTCCCTCTCGGTCTGGGTCTACAGGACTTCAGATGATGCTTCGGCCTCCGGCATTGTGGATGCTCTGGATGGGGCAGGTACCGGCTATCAGCTTTTTTATCAGGGGGATGATACCCTGCGCATGCGTCTGGATGATGACCAGGGCCATAGCGTGAATGTTACCACCACTTCTGGACAGCTTGCTCTGAATGCTTGGAAGCATCTTGCGGTGACAGTGGACCGCAGTGCCAATGTGGTGAAGTTCTACGTGGATGGTTCCGAGGTGACGACGGATAATGGCAGTGACATCACTTCTCTAACAGGATCTATCTCACCTGATCAATCGCTCTTCATCAGTATCCTGAATGATACTAGTCCGGCGGATGGCAGGCTGGATGATCTGGCTTTCTTCAAGAGAGTGCTGAGTCCGCAAGAGATCACTGACATTAATGCCAATGGGGGGGTACCGATTGGAGATCTCTACTCACTAGCTGAAGCGCCATCCATCAGTCCAGCAAAGAGCTTTGTGAAGAGTGGTGAGCAGATCATTCTTACCAGCAATGGAGCTGGGGATATTCGTTATACGCTCGATGGTTCAGAGCCTGATGCGAGCTCGAGTTTGTATACTGCGCCCTTCACGATCAGTGAATCCACCACGGTCAAAGCAGTGGTGATTGAAAATGGCCAGCTCAGTACGGTCACAAGCCAGAGTTATGCTCTGGTGGAAAATTCCAAACCTAACATCTTGCTGATCGTGGCAGATGATTTGGGATTCAATGACCTGGGTTGTTATGGAGCGGTTTCGCTGGTGACTCCAAGACTGGATGCCTTGGCCTACCAAGGTCAACGCTACACCCAGTTCACGACGACAGGACCTGGAGAGCTGGCCAGTCAGTATGCTCTACTCACCGGGCGCCTGCCTCGCAGGGGAGCCATGCCAGCCGAGGCCGCTCCGAATACCAACGCTCTGGATTCCAGGGAGTGGACCATAGCTGAGGCTTTGCGCAAAGGGGGCTACCAGACTTCTTTTGTTGGCGTGTGGAATCTGGGAAATCAGCCTGGATCACATCCGAATGACCAAGGCTTCGTGAATTTCTACGGACTGCCGTGGGGCATTGCTCAGGCCAGCTTCCCTCCTCTGATGGAGAATGGGCAAACACTTCATGCCAGTCCTGACCCTGAAGGAGTACTCGATTTATTGACCACCCGTGCGGAATCCTGGCTTACAGGACAGGGGAGTGATCCTTTCTTTATGGTATTCCAGCCGCCATCATTACCAGCTAGCGGTACGTCCTTACTTGGGGATTACGGTAATCGTCTAGAAGCTCTGGATGCTGCCGTAGGTAAGCTGTTAGATAAGCTGGAGAGTGAAGGCCATGCTGATGATACTCTGGTGATTTTTCTCTCCGATGGAGGAGCTGACAAGAACACGGGAACATATCCAACGGGATCGAATGGTCAGCAGCGTGACGGCAAAGGGACGACCTGGGAAGGTGGAGTGCGGGTGCCAATGATTGTGCGTTGGCCAGATGTCGTGCCACAAGGCAGCAATTACTCCACGGTATGGTTGCCGGATCTCTATGTGTCATTGATAGAACTAACAGAAACGTACTTTCCCCCCGAGCATGTGTTCGACGGCACCGAGCAGGTAGGTTCTCTGCTCGGTGTCAGAGCTCAGCCGGATCTAAATCACCAGCTCTATCTGTACCGGCATGATGGCAGTGACTATCAGCTGCAGGCCGTGCGAAAAGGCCAGTGGAAGTATCACCAGACAGTCACGGTCAACGATCCTGACAATGACTTCTCCGGCTCAGCGCCCTTGCTCTATGATCTTCTCGTAGACCCGATTGAGCATGTAAACCGCAGTTCAAGCCACAGCTCGGAACTTGCAGCACTGCAGGCATTGGCAAGTGACCACCTAGCTAGCTTGCCAGCTAGTGGTACGAACGACCTTCCTGATGCGAGGCCGGAAGTGCTCGGCCCGATCGAGGTACTGTCGACTCCCGGACAAGCGGGAGAAGTCCAATACCAGTTTACCCGTCCGGCGGATTCCCTCAATGACCACTATGTACTTCAAGTCAGTGAAGACCTGATCAGCTGGGTGGACGTATCCAGTGGTCCGTACACCGTTGCCGCAGCAGGTGCTGATAACACCGAGCACGTTACCGTGAGTGTCTCTATGGCTGATTTGGCCAATGGAAAAAGCAAGTATTTCATCCGTCTCAAAGCAAGCCGTCCCTGA
- a CDS encoding PEP-CTERM sorting domain-containing protein — MTNTKLLTTIVGLSAALIASSTAATITLANADFEVEDGSEVTTGWTSIENGINGPVYRANDVVALGGNAVALFKARDTTIDGLVQSIGTGEATADTYSSFTVNFDAGYRNYTGASEMSFVFSIVDLSSGDPAAGTAAILGTATYTLTAASSTGTNLWEWTDAGQSVTINYDNSAVGLAGHEIGLLIDSGATVYQNYETTAMLDNISVTAVNAVPEPSSTALIGLAGLSFILRRRR, encoded by the coding sequence ATGACAAATACAAAACTACTCACAACTATTGTCGGGCTCAGTGCCGCGCTGATTGCCAGCTCTACCGCAGCCACCATCACTCTTGCGAATGCTGATTTCGAAGTGGAAGACGGCTCCGAGGTTACCACTGGTTGGACATCGATTGAAAATGGTATCAATGGCCCAGTGTATCGTGCCAACGATGTAGTTGCGCTCGGTGGCAATGCGGTTGCGCTCTTTAAAGCCCGTGATACGACCATTGATGGATTGGTGCAGTCTATCGGTACAGGTGAAGCCACCGCAGATACATACTCATCTTTCACGGTAAACTTTGATGCTGGCTACAGGAATTACACCGGAGCCAGTGAGATGTCTTTCGTCTTCTCGATTGTGGATCTCAGCAGTGGTGATCCTGCCGCCGGGACTGCTGCTATTCTTGGTACCGCCACCTACACACTGACTGCAGCCTCTTCCACAGGAACAAATCTGTGGGAGTGGACGGATGCCGGGCAATCCGTAACGATTAATTATGACAATTCAGCGGTAGGCCTTGCCGGACATGAAATTGGACTACTCATCGACTCAGGTGCGACAGTGTATCAAAACTACGAGACCACAGCGATGCTTGATAATATTTCCGTGACTGCTGTGAACGCTGTACCAGAACCAAGCAGCACTGCACTCATCGGGCTTGCTGGTCTTAGCTTCATTCTGCGCCGTCGTCGCTAG